One genomic segment of Oncorhynchus mykiss isolate Arlee chromosome 10, USDA_OmykA_1.1, whole genome shotgun sequence includes these proteins:
- the LOC110534440 gene encoding GTP-binding nuclear protein Ran isoform X2, whose translation MYNLRNGRPTKMTARAQRRMLNELVLCGDGGTGKTTFVKRHLTGEFEKKYVATLGVEVHPLVFHTTRGTIKYNVWDTAGQEKFGGLRDGYYIQAQCAIIMFDVTSRVTYKNVPNWHRDLVRVCENIPIVLCGNKVDIKDRKVKAKSIVFHRKKNLQYYDISAKSNYNFEKPFLWLARKLVGDPNLEFVEMPALAPPEVVMDASLAAQYENDLKVAAETALPDEDDDL comes from the exons ATGTACAATTTAAG GAATGGCCGTCCtacaaagatgactgcaagagcacagcgcagaatgcttaATGAG CTAGTGTTGTGCGGAGATGGAGGCACAGGAAAAACCACCTTCGTGAAGAGGCATTTAACGGGAGAGTTTGAAAAGAAATACGTTG CGACTCTGGGAGTAGAGGTGCACCCCTTGGTCTTCCACACCACTCGAGGGACCATCAAGTACAATGTCTGGGACACAGCCGGCCAGGAGAAGTTTGGGGGGCTCAGAGATGGCTACTACATACAGG CCCAGTGTGCGATCATCATGTTCGACGTCACATCTCGCGTCACCTACAAGAACGTGCCCAACTGGCACCGCGACCTGGTGCGCGTCTGCGAGAACATACCCATAGTGCTGTGCGGAAACAAGGTGGACATCAAGGACAGGAAGGTCAAAGCCAAGAGCATCGTGTTCCACCGCAAGAAGAACCTTCAG TACTATGACATCTCAGCCAAGAGTAACTACAACTTTGAGAAGCCCTTCCTGTGGCTGGCCAGGAAGCTGGTAGGAGACCCCAACCTAGAGTTTGTGGAGATGCCAGCCCTCGCCCCCCCAGAAGTCGTCATGGACGCCTCCCTGGCTGCGCAGTACGAGAACGACCTTAAA GTTGCCGCAGAAACTGCGCTTCCAGATGAAGACGACGACCTTTAA
- the LOC110534442 gene encoding syntaxin-3-like isoform X1, whose protein sequence is MKDRLEQLKAKSDVAADDVEIPVENQAFMDDFFAQIEEIRSSIDKIDESVAQAKKLYSTILSAPTPEQKTQDDLEAVTNDIKKAAGTARNKLKSIEKQLETNTEERSSADTRIRKSQHAILAKKFVEVMTKYNEAQTDFRDKSKGRIARQLEITGKTTTDEELEEMLEGGNAAVFTAGIMESGISKQALNEIEARHKDIVRLESSIKELHDMFVDIAMLVENQGGMIDKIESNMDQSVGFVERAVADTKKAAKFQQEARRGKLKRSVPDYPQFNLGGWINSGHSVKRCIQSYSEETHFSLA, encoded by the exons ATGAAAGACCGATTGGAACAGTTGAAGGCG AAAAGTGATGTGGCTGCGGATGATGTGGAGATTCCAGTGGAGAACCAAGCCTTTATGGATGACTTCTTCGCCCAG ATTGAGGAGATTCGCAGCAGCATTGACAAGATAGATGAGAGTGTGGCGCAAGCAAAGAAGCTGTACTCGACCATCCTCTCCGCCCCTACGCCAGAGCAGA AGACGCAGGATGATTTGGAGGCAGTCACCAACGACATCAAGAAAGCAGCCGGCACCGCTCGCAACAAACTAAAGA GTATCGAGAAGCAACTTGAGACAAACACAGAGGAACGGTCGTCAGCAGACACGAGGATCCGGAAGTCCCAG CATGCCATCCTGGCCAAGAAGTTTGTGGAGGTGATGACCAAGTACAACGAGGCTCAGACAGATTTTAGAGACAAGAGCAAAGGCCGCATTGCCCGGCAGCTGGAGATCA CGGGAAAAACAACGACCGACGAGGAGCTGGAGGAGATGTTGGAAGGAGGGAACGCAGCCGTCTTCACCGCAGGG ATCATGGAGTCGGGTATATCGAAGCAGGCGTTGAATGAGATCGAAGCGCGGCATAAAGATATTGTGAGGCTGGAGAGCAGCATCAAAGAGCTTCATGACATGTTTGTGGACATTGCTATGCTGGTGGAGAACCAG GGCGGTATGATTGACAAGATTGAGAGCAACATGGACCAATCGGTGGGCTTCGTAGAGCGGGCTGTTGCCGACACCAAGAAAGCAGCCAAATTTCAGCAGGAGGCCCGTAGG GGGAAGTTGAAGAGGAGTGTCCCAGATTACCCCCAGTTTAACCTGGGTGGATGGATCAACAGTGGTCACTCTGTCAAGAGATGCATACAGAGCTACTCAGAGGAGACACACTTCAGTCTTGCTTAA
- the LOC110534442 gene encoding syntaxin-3-like isoform X2 — protein MKDRLEQLKAKSDVAADDVEIPVENQAFMDDFFAQIEEIRSSIDKIDESVAQAKKLYSTILSAPTPEQKTQDDLEAVTNDIKKAAGTARNKLKSIEKQLETNTEERSSADTRIRKSQHAILAKKFVEVMTKYNEAQTDFRDKSKGRIARQLEITGKTTTDEELEEMLEGGNAAVFTAGIMESGISKQALNEIEARHKDIVRLESSIKELHDMFVDIAMLVENQGGMIDKIESNMDQSVGFVERAVADTKKAAKFQQEARRKQMMIMCCCVILCVIGGSFLYSFIK, from the exons ATGAAAGACCGATTGGAACAGTTGAAGGCG AAAAGTGATGTGGCTGCGGATGATGTGGAGATTCCAGTGGAGAACCAAGCCTTTATGGATGACTTCTTCGCCCAG ATTGAGGAGATTCGCAGCAGCATTGACAAGATAGATGAGAGTGTGGCGCAAGCAAAGAAGCTGTACTCGACCATCCTCTCCGCCCCTACGCCAGAGCAGA AGACGCAGGATGATTTGGAGGCAGTCACCAACGACATCAAGAAAGCAGCCGGCACCGCTCGCAACAAACTAAAGA GTATCGAGAAGCAACTTGAGACAAACACAGAGGAACGGTCGTCAGCAGACACGAGGATCCGGAAGTCCCAG CATGCCATCCTGGCCAAGAAGTTTGTGGAGGTGATGACCAAGTACAACGAGGCTCAGACAGATTTTAGAGACAAGAGCAAAGGCCGCATTGCCCGGCAGCTGGAGATCA CGGGAAAAACAACGACCGACGAGGAGCTGGAGGAGATGTTGGAAGGAGGGAACGCAGCCGTCTTCACCGCAGGG ATCATGGAGTCGGGTATATCGAAGCAGGCGTTGAATGAGATCGAAGCGCGGCATAAAGATATTGTGAGGCTGGAGAGCAGCATCAAAGAGCTTCATGACATGTTTGTGGACATTGCTATGCTGGTGGAGAACCAG GGCGGTATGATTGACAAGATTGAGAGCAACATGGACCAATCGGTGGGCTTCGTAGAGCGGGCTGTTGCCGACACCAAGAAAGCAGCCAAATTTCAGCAGGAGGCCCGTAGG AAGCAGATGATGATCATGTGCTGCTGTGTCATTCTCTGTGTCATCGGAGGGTCCTTCCTCTACAGCTTTATCAAATAG
- the LOC110534442 gene encoding syntaxin-3-like isoform X3 has protein sequence MDDFFAQIEEIRSSIDKIDESVAQAKKLYSTILSAPTPEQKTQDDLEAVTNDIKKAAGTARNKLKSIEKQLETNTEERSSADTRIRKSQHAILAKKFVEVMTKYNEAQTDFRDKSKGRIARQLEITGKTTTDEELEEMLEGGNAAVFTAGIMESGISKQALNEIEARHKDIVRLESSIKELHDMFVDIAMLVENQGGMIDKIESNMDQSVGFVERAVADTKKAAKFQQEARRGKLKRSVPDYPQFNLGGWINSGHSVKRCIQSYSEETHFSLA, from the exons ATGGATGACTTCTTCGCCCAG ATTGAGGAGATTCGCAGCAGCATTGACAAGATAGATGAGAGTGTGGCGCAAGCAAAGAAGCTGTACTCGACCATCCTCTCCGCCCCTACGCCAGAGCAGA AGACGCAGGATGATTTGGAGGCAGTCACCAACGACATCAAGAAAGCAGCCGGCACCGCTCGCAACAAACTAAAGA GTATCGAGAAGCAACTTGAGACAAACACAGAGGAACGGTCGTCAGCAGACACGAGGATCCGGAAGTCCCAG CATGCCATCCTGGCCAAGAAGTTTGTGGAGGTGATGACCAAGTACAACGAGGCTCAGACAGATTTTAGAGACAAGAGCAAAGGCCGCATTGCCCGGCAGCTGGAGATCA CGGGAAAAACAACGACCGACGAGGAGCTGGAGGAGATGTTGGAAGGAGGGAACGCAGCCGTCTTCACCGCAGGG ATCATGGAGTCGGGTATATCGAAGCAGGCGTTGAATGAGATCGAAGCGCGGCATAAAGATATTGTGAGGCTGGAGAGCAGCATCAAAGAGCTTCATGACATGTTTGTGGACATTGCTATGCTGGTGGAGAACCAG GGCGGTATGATTGACAAGATTGAGAGCAACATGGACCAATCGGTGGGCTTCGTAGAGCGGGCTGTTGCCGACACCAAGAAAGCAGCCAAATTTCAGCAGGAGGCCCGTAGG GGGAAGTTGAAGAGGAGTGTCCCAGATTACCCCCAGTTTAACCTGGGTGGATGGATCAACAGTGGTCACTCTGTCAAGAGATGCATACAGAGCTACTCAGAGGAGACACACTTCAGTCTTGCTTAA
- the LOC110534440 gene encoding GTP-binding nuclear protein Ran isoform X1 gives MYICLLPCAYNHQHREHTAMAEPDVQFKLVLCGDGGTGKTTFVKRHLTGEFEKKYVATLGVEVHPLVFHTTRGTIKYNVWDTAGQEKFGGLRDGYYIQAQCAIIMFDVTSRVTYKNVPNWHRDLVRVCENIPIVLCGNKVDIKDRKVKAKSIVFHRKKNLQYYDISAKSNYNFEKPFLWLARKLVGDPNLEFVEMPALAPPEVVMDASLAAQYENDLKVAAETALPDEDDDL, from the exons atgtacatTTGTCTCCTTCCCTGTG CATATAATCACCAACACAGAGAACATACTGCTATGGCAGAACCAGATGTACAATTTAAG CTAGTGTTGTGCGGAGATGGAGGCACAGGAAAAACCACCTTCGTGAAGAGGCATTTAACGGGAGAGTTTGAAAAGAAATACGTTG CGACTCTGGGAGTAGAGGTGCACCCCTTGGTCTTCCACACCACTCGAGGGACCATCAAGTACAATGTCTGGGACACAGCCGGCCAGGAGAAGTTTGGGGGGCTCAGAGATGGCTACTACATACAGG CCCAGTGTGCGATCATCATGTTCGACGTCACATCTCGCGTCACCTACAAGAACGTGCCCAACTGGCACCGCGACCTGGTGCGCGTCTGCGAGAACATACCCATAGTGCTGTGCGGAAACAAGGTGGACATCAAGGACAGGAAGGTCAAAGCCAAGAGCATCGTGTTCCACCGCAAGAAGAACCTTCAG TACTATGACATCTCAGCCAAGAGTAACTACAACTTTGAGAAGCCCTTCCTGTGGCTGGCCAGGAAGCTGGTAGGAGACCCCAACCTAGAGTTTGTGGAGATGCCAGCCCTCGCCCCCCCAGAAGTCGTCATGGACGCCTCCCTGGCTGCGCAGTACGAGAACGACCTTAAA GTTGCCGCAGAAACTGCGCTTCCAGATGAAGACGACGACCTTTAA
- the LOC110534440 gene encoding GTP-binding nuclear protein Ran isoform X3 produces MAEPDVQFKLVLCGDGGTGKTTFVKRHLTGEFEKKYVATLGVEVHPLVFHTTRGTIKYNVWDTAGQEKFGGLRDGYYIQAQCAIIMFDVTSRVTYKNVPNWHRDLVRVCENIPIVLCGNKVDIKDRKVKAKSIVFHRKKNLQYYDISAKSNYNFEKPFLWLARKLVGDPNLEFVEMPALAPPEVVMDASLAAQYENDLKVAAETALPDEDDDL; encoded by the exons ATGGCAGAACCAGATGTACAATTTAAG CTAGTGTTGTGCGGAGATGGAGGCACAGGAAAAACCACCTTCGTGAAGAGGCATTTAACGGGAGAGTTTGAAAAGAAATACGTTG CGACTCTGGGAGTAGAGGTGCACCCCTTGGTCTTCCACACCACTCGAGGGACCATCAAGTACAATGTCTGGGACACAGCCGGCCAGGAGAAGTTTGGGGGGCTCAGAGATGGCTACTACATACAGG CCCAGTGTGCGATCATCATGTTCGACGTCACATCTCGCGTCACCTACAAGAACGTGCCCAACTGGCACCGCGACCTGGTGCGCGTCTGCGAGAACATACCCATAGTGCTGTGCGGAAACAAGGTGGACATCAAGGACAGGAAGGTCAAAGCCAAGAGCATCGTGTTCCACCGCAAGAAGAACCTTCAG TACTATGACATCTCAGCCAAGAGTAACTACAACTTTGAGAAGCCCTTCCTGTGGCTGGCCAGGAAGCTGGTAGGAGACCCCAACCTAGAGTTTGTGGAGATGCCAGCCCTCGCCCCCCCAGAAGTCGTCATGGACGCCTCCCTGGCTGCGCAGTACGAGAACGACCTTAAA GTTGCCGCAGAAACTGCGCTTCCAGATGAAGACGACGACCTTTAA